The window AATCGGGGGGGAATGGATTATTGGGCTTAATTGGTGGTCTATTTCCATACGTGGAGATTATAAAGCTGTCAATGTCTGACCAGTCGCTCCATCTATGATAAGTTTTTGTCTTAACTTTAACGCGCCAGTAATATTTTACTTTTTCTAAAAATAAAAAGGAGCAGTTGCAATAATTTCCTGATTCGATTGATGTAGTATCAATGAATGGCGAATTAAAATTACTGGTTTTGCTCACTTGTAGGCAATATGATTCTTGTCTTTTAACGTATTTCCAGCGGAATTGTATTTTATTTCCCGGACGGATTTTTTCTCCGTCTACTGGTTGATCTAATGTTGGTCCTTTTGCTAATGGAGGTGTGAAAGGGTTATTTAACTTGCACCCTGACAATATTAATATGAAAGACAAAAAGAGTATTAATTTGTTGCCGTTAATTTTCATTGTCTTACCAGTCATATCCAATACCTATTAAAAATACACCAATGTTAACAGGTAAAGGAGGGGTTTCATTATCTATTTTTACAGTAATTCTTGCGAGAGATATATTTGTTGAAAAATATACGTTTTTAAGCATGGAAGAAAAAAGTCCCTGGGGTTTTTCCCCCGAATCATTTTCTATAGAGTTTATATTTTTAAGAAAAGGTTTGAATATTAACGAGGCGCCTATTTCTTCAAAACTTCCTTCTTTTAGAGAAGCAATGCTTAATAATAATTTTACTCCTATTTTAGGAGTTGGCATAAAGGTTGTTTTTAACCCACCATAAATACCTGTTCTTGTCTCGTCTATTTGATCTGAATAAGCAAATGAACTCAATTGCCCATAAGCTAATCCGGCGGCATCTATTCGTATCATACCAATACAGGGAGCAATTTGGAATTTATTAATGTCAAAACGATAATATAGTGTCGGAATAGCACAATTTAATCCAATGCGCACGTCTATGGAATCCCCTTCATTATTACTTCCCTCTACATTACAGTTTGCGGAAATATAAAGATTATCTATTGAGATCCCAATTTTCTTATATTCATATTCTATTGTAGGATTTAAAACTACTGCGGTGATAGGGACACCTACTAAATCCTGAACATTTGTTATGTAGGATGTGTTGAATCCTATATTCAGCCTATTAAGCAACAACAGTAAAATCAAATTACTCATAAATTATAGGAAGCCCTTGGGCGATAGCCCGTAGGGATTCTTATCCTGAGTGTATTGGTTTGTCATTTTAATAGCGATTTATTATAAACCGGGAAACTCTTGCACAATTCTTTAACTTCTGTCCCTACTTTTTTGATTGTGTTTTCATCTCCGGGATTGGTTAATATCTTATCTATCCAGTTACATATTTTTTTAATTTCCGGTTCTTTCATTCCTCTTGTAGTAGCGGCAGGAGTACCTATTCTTATCCCGGAGGTAATAAGCGGTTTTTCCGGGTCATAAGGTATGGTATTGCGATTAACAATTATGCTTGCTTTAGTAAGCAAATCTTCAGCATCCCTGCCTGTTATTTTTTTGCTTCTCAAATCTACAAGTAGAAGATGTGTATCAGTTCCATCGGCTACAAGCCTATACCCTAATTTTTTAAATTCATTTTCAAAGGTTTTCGCATTGAGTAAAACCTGATTAATGTAACTTTTGAATTCAGTGCCTAGCGCTTCTTTAAAACAAACAGCTTTGGCGGCAATTGTATGCATATGCGGCCCGCCATGTATACCCGGGAATACCCATTTGTCAATGTTTTCTGCCCATTTGGATTTGCACATTATCATCGCAGAACGTGGCCCTCTTAATGATTTGTGAGTTGTAGTGGTAACTACGTCTGCATAAGGAATAGGCGATTGGTGTAAACCTGCGGCAACAATTCCTGCAATGTGAGCCATATCGGTTACGAGATATGCGCCTACCTTATCTGCTATTTCGCGGAATTTATCAAACTGTATTTTTCTTGAATAAGCAGAGGCGCCGCAAATTATGATTTTAGGCTTTTCGGCTTCCGCGAGTTTTAATATATTGGAATAGTTTAAAGTTTCCGTATCTTTTTCTACTTGATAATTAACACTTTTGAACCACTTCCCGGAAAAACTAACCGGATACCCATGTGACAGATGTCCACCGTGAGGTAATGCAAGCCCCATTATCGTATCGCCAAAATTGGCAAGAGAAAAGAAAGTTGCCATATTGGCAGGAACCCCTGATAATGGTTGGACGTTTACATGCTCTGCACCAAATAATTTTTTTGCTCTATCTACTGCAATTTCTTCTACTTTGTCGACAAATTCACATCCACCATAATATCTTCTGTGCGGGTAGCCTTCTGCATATTTGTTCTGAAGCAAAGAACCTTGCGCAGCTAAAACCGCCTTAGACGGGTAATTTTCCGAAGCAATTAAATTAAGAGTATTTTCTTCACGACCGGTTTCTCCCTGGATTGCATCCGCAATCTCAAGGTCATAATTTTTTAACTCCATGTTTTCTTCCATTATCCCTTTAAACTAAAATAGGGTGCGAAATTGTCAAGAAATAAAAAAGAAGTTTTTTCTATTGACAAAAGCATCAAATGTTAACATAACATGCTTGTAGATGGAAAAGTTGAAATTAGTTGTTAATTCTCTATGCAATTCAGTGTTTTTGTTATTTTGACAAAAATATAGAATTTGGTAAAAAAAGGTTGATAGATAATTGACAGGAGGGGGGAAATGAAAAAAGTTATAGTAATTGCAAGTTTGGTAGTAGGCATAAGTTCAGCAGTATTTGCTCAGATAGTAGTAGATTCTTCAGACATTGTTCAGGCAATAGGAACTACCACGATAATAAATGGTATTGATTCTGTTACGCTTAATTTGGGAACAACCGGTGGACCACAGGTATGGGATTTTACAACACAACCAATGGGCAATAATAATGCCCGGAATAGTATAGTAAAAGCTAATAGCACGCCATTCAACGATTCGTTTTCTACGTCTAATATAACATATCAAAAAATTAAATACGCAGACTCTTCTGCAGATACTTCTTATCAATATGAAAGACTGACAAAGGATTCTATGTTAACTCTT of the bacterium genome contains:
- the glyA gene encoding serine hydroxymethyltransferase; protein product: MEENMELKNYDLEIADAIQGETGREENTLNLIASENYPSKAVLAAQGSLLQNKYAEGYPHRRYYGGCEFVDKVEEIAVDRAKKLFGAEHVNVQPLSGVPANMATFFSLANFGDTIMGLALPHGGHLSHGYPVSFSGKWFKSVNYQVEKDTETLNYSNILKLAEAEKPKIIICGASAYSRKIQFDKFREIADKVGAYLVTDMAHIAGIVAAGLHQSPIPYADVVTTTTHKSLRGPRSAMIMCKSKWAENIDKWVFPGIHGGPHMHTIAAKAVCFKEALGTEFKSYINQVLLNAKTFENEFKKLGYRLVADGTDTHLLLVDLRSKKITGRDAEDLLTKASIIVNRNTIPYDPEKPLITSGIRIGTPAATTRGMKEPEIKKICNWIDKILTNPGDENTIKKVGTEVKELCKSFPVYNKSLLK